The region CGGCACCACCGCGTGGTAGTGGGCGCCCCACTGCATCACGGAAATCCCCGCCACGGCCGCGAGCGCCACCCAGATCCCGCGCCCGACGCCCCCGAGGAGCAGCAACGCCGGCCAGACGAGGTAGAACTGCTCCTCGACCGAGAGCGACCAGGTATGGGCCACCGGCCACGCGGTTTCCTGCGGGGCGTAGATCGTGGTATAGCTCGCGGCGCGGAGCAGGTCGCCGGGATGGAGGTCGACGTATGCGACGAGGTTCAGCAGCGCGATGATCGAGAGGAACGCGTAGTACGGCGGGAAGATGCGCAGCGTGCGCCGCAGATAGAAGCGGCGGAGCGACACTCGGCCCGTGGCCTTCCATTCGCGCAGCAGGAGCCCGGTGATGAGAAAGCCGGAGATGACGAAGAACACCCGCACGCCGAGCGAGCCCAGGATCCAGAGCGGGAGGTCGGTGTGCGGAAAACCGTCCGTGCCGCTCACGTGGCCCAGGCACACGAAGAGAATCGAAACAGCGCGCAACCCATCGAGCGATGGGATGCGGGTGGCGGATTGCCTCACGGCAACGTCGGGGGCGCAGGTATCCGCAAGGTAGGTGCGCCGCACGGGGCGCGAAAGAGCCAGTGCGCCTCTTCCGGCGGCGCGCGGCTTCACGCATGGGCCCATCGGCGCCGCGCCGGCGCGATGCGGCAAGGCGGGTGCCGCCGCGCGTCAATCCTTGAGGATCAGGAGCGAATCAGTCGAGCAGCTTTGCGTCGGCGAGATCGCGCGCGAGCTCGGGGCCGGGGTTCGCGGGGCGGCGAAAGTACCACCACTGGTGTGCCGGGTCGTGGCCCTCGTCGGCCGCCACGGGGGCGCCCCAGATCGGGCCGGTCGGCACGGTGAGCTCGTGAAAGCGGGCGTCGGCGCCGGCAAGGCGGGACTCGGTCCGCTCGTCACGGCGCGCGCTGCGCGGCCGGCCGTGGTGCGGCGCGCCGGGCGGGTCGGTCGCGTCGTCCGTGAGCGCGCGGGCGATCCGCTCGCGCAGGTCCATGTCGTTGAGATAATCGTCGAGCGTGAGATCGTAGCCGCGGGCGACCTCGTCCACGATGGCCTCCCACCGGCGCACCAGCTCGTCCAGCTCGTGCGGCGTCATGGCTCGGCCGCCCGGCGGGCCTGGCGCCGGAAGTAGGCTTCGCCGTCGTTCGGGCGGAAGAAGGTGCGGATGGTGCCGTCCGGATCGAAGGCGATGAACGCGCCGCTCGCGCGGTCGAAGCGGGTGACAACGCCGTCGGCGCGGCGGAGCTCCAGCACGTCGCCGCCGGCAGGGCGGTCGCGGAGCGTCTGGGCGAGGGCGAGGTACTGCGACTGGGTGATGTGGCCGAATTCGCGCCCGTGCTTCCGGTAGTGCTCGTGGAGGCGGTCGCGGGTGCGGAAGCCGACGCTCGCCGCCGGACCGGCCGCCGCGATCGAGCCCGCGGTATCGGCCGGCGCCGAATCCGATGCACGCGCTCCGCAGCCGCCGAGCGCTGAACCCGCCGCGACGAGCAAAGCGACGGCGAATGCGAGGCGCGCACGGCGGAGCAGGGAACGCATCAGCGTAGCATACAGCAACAGGGGACACCGCGCCTCCCCGGGCGCCGGGCGGCGCCCACGATTTGCCGCTTGCCACCGCCCCGTCCCCGACTTACATCTTCCCGAGCCCCCAGGGCAACCATCACGACAGCTCTCGTCCCGTTACCACCCATCCGAGACCGCGTATGCCGCTTTCCCGATGTCGGCGCCTGCTCGTCACCACCGCGCCGGCCGCCCTCGCCGCGCTCACGCTTCTCCTTCCCACGCCCCTTTCCGCGCAGGCCGCCGCGCCCGACAGCTCGGTCGACAGCGCCGCCGACAACGCCAACAAGGGGCCCGCGCCGTTCGATGCGCTCAAGTTCCGCGCGATCGGACCCGCGGCGGGCGGCCGGGTGGCGCGCGCCTCGGGCGTCGCTGGCGATCCGCTGACCTATTACGCGGCGACCACGGGTGGCGGCGTCTGGAAATCCTCGGACGGCGGCATCCACTGGGCCCCGATTTTCGACGCCGAGCCGATCGCGTCCACCGGTGCGATCGCCGTGGCGCCGTCGGACCCGAACGTGGTGTACGTCGGATCGGGTGAGGCCAACATCCGCGGCAACGTGTCGCCGGGCAACGGGATCTACAAATCGACCGACGCCGGCAAGACGTGGACGCAGGTATGGCGGCAGGAAGGGCAGATCGGCACCATCGTGGTGCACCCGCGCGATCCCGACGTCGCGTACGCCGCCGTGCTCGGCCATGCCTTCGGCCCGAACCCGGAGCGCGGGGTCTATCGCACCCGCGACGGCGGGCGCACCTGGGAGCAGATCCTCAAGAAGAATCCCGACACCGGCGCCTCCGACGTGGCGCTCGATCCCTCCAACCCCAACATCGTCTTTGCCGGACTGTGGCAGGCGCGCCGGCGGCCGTGGGAGCTCACGAGCGGCGGCCCCGGCAGCGGGCTCTACATGTCGCGCGACGGCGGCGACACCTGGACGCATCTCGTGGGCAAGGGCCTTCCCGGCGGCATCTGGGGCAAGGTGGGCGTGCGTGTCGCGCCCTCGGACGGACGCCGAGTGTACGCGCTCATCGAGGCGGATTCGGGCGGGCTCTTCCGCTCGGATGACGGCGGCTCGAGCTGGAGCCGCGTGAGCGGGCACCACGTGTTGCGCCAGCGGGCGTGGTACTACACCACGCTCACGATCGACCCCGGCGACCCCGACGTGGTGTGGTTTCCCCAGGTGAACCTGCTCAAGACGATCGACGGCGGCCACACGATCGTCTCGGTCAAGGGCCCGCACCATGGCGACCATCACGACATCTGGATCGATCCGCTCAACCCCGCACGGGTCATCAGCGGCAACGACGGCGGCGTCGACATCACCAGCGATGGCGGCGAGCACTGGTTCGCGCCGCCGCTTCCGATCTCGCAGTTCTATCATGTGGCGGTGGACAACGCGGTGCCGTACGGCGTCTCCGGCGCGATGCAGGACATCGCCACCGGCGCGGGCCCGAGCAACAGCCTGAGCCGGAGCGGCATCCGCCCTTCCGACTGGCACCAGGCGGGCGGCGGCGAGGCGGGCTACACCGCGCCCGAGCCCGACGACGCCAACGTGCTCTACGCCGGCGAGTACGGCGGCTATATCACCCGCTACGACCAGCGCACGCGGCAGGCGCGCGTCGTCGGCATCTATCCGGACAACCCGTCCGGCCACGGCGGCGAGGATCTCGAGTATCGATTCCAGTGGACCGCGCCGATCGCCACCAGTCCGCACGATCCGCGCGTCGTCTATCACGCGGCCAACGTGCTGTTCAAGTCCACCGACGGCGGCGAGCACTGGACCAAGATCAGTCCCGACCTCACCCGCAACGACAAGAGCAAGGAGCACTGGTCGGGCGGGCCGATCACGGGCGATAACACCGGCGTCGAGGTGTACTGCACCATCTTCGCGGTGGCGGAGTCGCCGGTCGAGGCGGGACTCATCTGGGTCGGCAGCGATGATGGGCTCGTGCACCTCACGCGCGACGGGGGCACCACGTGGACCGACGTCACCCGCAACGTGCCCGGCCTCCCCGAATGGGGCACGGTCAATTCGATCGAGCCGTCGCCGTTCGCGGCGGGCACCGCCTACCTCGTGGCGGATGCGCACCGGCTCGACGACATGCACCCGTATCTCTGGCGCACCGACGACTACGGGCGGAGCTGGCGCCGGATCACCCGCGGGCTCGCACCCGACGCGTACCTGCACGCCGTGCGCGAGGACCCGACACACCGCGGCCTCCTCTACCTCGGCACCGAGCGCGGCGTCATGCTCTCGCGCGACGGCGGCGCATCGTGGCAGCCGCTCAAGCTCGGCCTCCCGACGGTGGCGGTGCACGATCTCAAGGTGAAGGACAACGACCTGGTGCTCGCGACCCACGGCCGCTCGCTCTGGATCTTCGACGATCTCACGCCCATCCGCGCGATGTCACCATCAATCGCGGCGTCGGACGCGTATCTCTTCGCGCCGGAGCCCACCATCCGCTGGCGCTGGCACGACGAGCCCGACGAGCTCGGCGCGATGGCCAACCCTCCGCGCGGGGCGATCATCAATTACTTCCTGAAGGACAAGCCGAAGGACGAGATCCGCCTCGAGATTCTCGACGCCCACGGCCAGGTGGTCCGCACGCTCAAGAGCACGGCGGAGCCCGCCGACTACGCCGAAGATGATCCCGATGAGCCGACCGATCCGCGGAAGCCGGCGCTCGCCACGGCGCCGGGCGCGGAGCGCGCGGTGTGGGACCTGGCGTACGAGGGCGCACGAAAGATCCCCGGCGCCAAGCTCGATGCCGGCGATCCGACGGCGGGTCCGACGGCGCTGCCCGGCACCTACACGGTGCGGCTCGTGGTGGACGGGAAGAGCTACACCCAGCCACTCGTGATCCGGCCCGACCCGCGAGTGACGGTGTCCGAGGCCGACCTCGCGGCGCAATTGACGTTCGGCCTCACGGTGCGGGACGCGATCTCGCGGGTGGCCGACGCGGTGAAGGCGGTGCGGTCGGTGCGGCGCCAGATCGACGATCGCATCGAGCTGTGGCGCACGAATTCCAAGGCCGCTCCGCTCATTACCCGCGCCGACACGCTCGGCGCGCGGCTCGATTCACTCGAGGCAAAGCTGCACAATCCCCGTGCCAAGGTTGTCTACGACATCCTCGCGCAGCGGGGCGGGGCGAAGCTCTACTCGCGGCTTGCGCCACTGTACACGTGGGCCACCGAGACGGACGGCGCGCCCACGCAAGGGATGCGTGAGGTGTTCGCCGAGGAATCGAAGGAGCTGGAGGCGCTCGAGGCGGAGCTGCACGGGCCGGTGGCGACCGAGCTTGCGGCGCTCAACGCCGAGGCGCGCGAGCTCGGGCTCGGAGACATTGCAGTTCCCGCGTCGGCCGGAGCGACGGTGAGCCGGTAGGCGGCGGGGCGCTCAGACCGGCAATCAGCCGAGCACGTCGCGGATGACCTGCTCCAGCTCGGCCAGCTCGAACGGCTTCTCGATCACCGGCCGATCGGTGCGGGCGAGGAGTGCGGCCGCTTCCGGCGACGCGACGTCGCCGCTCATGACGACGAGCCGGGTGAAGAGGTCGGGCCGCTCGGCCGACAAGCGGTCGTGGAACTCGGTGCCCGAGATGCCGGGCATCCGGAGATCGGTGATGATCACGTCGTACGACTGGGCCGGCTTGCCGAGCAACCGGGCGAGGCCGGCCTCGCCGTCATCGGCCTCATCCACGTGCCAGCCGCGCCGCTCGAAGTAACGCCGGAGCGCGAAGCGGATCGACGGCTCGTCTTCTACCAGCAGCACGGTGGCGTCGCGGGAGCCGTTGGAAGAGACGGTAGAGGCGGTAAGGGCGGGAAGGGCGGTAGCAGTGGGCGCGGCGTCGGCCGGGGTGGCTCGCGCCACTGTCCTGCGCTCGGCCGCCGGCGTCGTTTCGGCCGCGGCGGCGCGGAGCCAGAGCGTCGCGCGGGCGCCGCGCTCGGGCGCGGGGCGGTTTCTTACCTCGAGCTTGCCGTGGTACTGCGTTGCAATGCCGAGCGACACCGAGAGGCCGAGGCCGGTGCCCTGGCCCGTGGCTTTGGTGGTGTAGAACGGCTCGAAGATGTGCGGCATCACGTCGGGTGCAATGCCGGGCCCGTCGTCCTCCACCACGACCGCGCAGCCGTTTCGTTCAGCGCGCGCGACGATCGACACCGCGCCGCCGCGGCCGGCCGCCTGCGCGCCGTTGGTGATGAGGTTGCCCAGGATCTGCTCGAAGCCGACCGGATCCACGTACACCCTGGGCAGATTCGGCCCGATGGTCACGGCGACGCGCACACCGGTGCGGTCCATCTCATGCCGGAGTCCGTCCACCGCACGCTCGAGCACCAGGGCCACGTCGGTGGGCGCGCCGCGGTCTTCGCGGCGGCGCACGAAGGCGAGCAGCTCGCGCACGATGCTCCGGGCGCGGCGCGCCTGCACCGACACCACCTCGAGTGCCTCGCGCTCTGCCGCCGGGCGGGTCTCGACCCCGAGCAGCTCGTCGGTAAGATTGAGGACCGCGGCGAGCGGATTGTTGAGCTCGTGCGCCACGCCTGAAATCACCCGTCCCGCGGCGGCGAGCTTCTCGGTCTGCACCAGCCGGTCCTGCGTGGCCGCGAGCTCGGAGTAGGCGCGGCGCAGGTCGCTCTCGTCGGCGCGGACCCGCCTCGCCATGGCGTCGAACGCGCGTGCGAGTGCCGCGACCTCGTCGCCGCCGGCCATCGCAAGCGCGCCCACCTCGAGCTCGCCGGCGGCCATCCGATCGGTGGCCGCGTGCAACTGGCGCAGCGGGTCCACGATGCTGCGCGCGAGCATCGCGGAGAGTACGAGACCCACGATCAGCACGGCGCCGCCGAGCGCCGCGGCCGTGCCGGTGGAGCGGAGCGCGGCCTCGCGCCAGTCGCTCATGGGCGACACGGCGACGAAGATGGCATCATCGCCGTCCGGCAGCAGGCTTGGCACGTCGTTGAACGCGACCACCTTGTGCTCGCGGTCGCGGCCCGCGAAATGGCCCCGGCTCCGGGTCGCGACCGCGCCGAAATCGCTCTGCCCATCGCTCAGCAGAATCCGGCCGGCTCCGGTCCCGGCCACAATGAATCGGTTCGAGCGGCGTGCGACGAAGCCGTACACGTGGGGCCCGAACGGCGCCAGCGCCGCCTCGAGGCTACCGTATGATCGCGCCGGCGCGACCGCGTCCTCGAGCTGCATGCCCAGCGTCTCTTCGGCCATGAGCTGGCGCTGGCCCAGCCCGTAGAGCAGGATCGGCGCGGCGACCGCGAGCGTCAGCGCGACGGCGATCGAAAGCACCTTGCTGTACACCGATTGGAGCACACCGCCGGAGCGCGCGGGAAACGGCATCGCCGGCGTCTCGCGCATCAGCTCGGCCTTCCGTATGGCTCCCTCGGCCAGCAGGTAGGCGGCGGCCGCGAAGAGCGCACCGATCACGAAGCCCTGCACGACCATCTTTGCCGCCTCGAGCAGCGGCAACGCCGCCGCGCGGTGCACCACGAAGGCGCGGACACCCGCGCCCAGGATGCTGATGGCGAGCGCAAGCGAGGCGACCTGTCCGGGGTAGCGCGCGATGCGGCGCGCCGCGTCAGGCTCCGACGCGCGCCGCGCTACCCGGCGCCAGAGGAGCCACGGCAGGAGTACCGCACCCGGCCATCCCACGAGCGGCACCTGCCAGGCGTAGCAGACCAGAATCGCATGGGCCTGCTTCGGATTGACCAGCCACCAGAGCCGCGAGAACGGGATGCCCAGCGCCCACCAGCAGATGACCGACGCGAGCCAGAGCTTGGCCGCGAGCAAGCGCCCGGCCCGGGCAGCCGGGCCGGCGGGGCGTGCGGGCGTATTCACGGCGTACTCACGATGAGGTCGTGCTCACGCTTCGACGCATCGAGTCGCCGGGTGCCGCCCGGCAGTCAGTGCTGACCAGAGGGAAAGCGAAATATCGGCGCGCCAGCGGCCGGAGAGAAGGTGGCGCGCTCAGCGCGTGTCGGGCAGCGTGCGCTCGGGCAGGTGAGGGGGATACACCTCGCAGTGTGCGCCGCGCACGCTGTAGAGCACGCAGAACGCGCCCTGGCGCGCCCATCGATCGCTCCAGGCGGACATCACGGCGCGGTCACCGGGACTGAAGCGGGGCGCGGGCGCGGTGTCGTCGGTGGACCGCACGTGACTGTGCGCGGTGCCGATCCACTTCGGTGGCACGCAGGTGGTGAGCGAGCGGTTTGCTGAGGCGCCGAGCGAGTCGGAGTAATCCGCGTCGAGCACCTCGGCGCGCGTGATCCGCACCGTGTCGGCCTGGATCACGCCGCCCAGGCAGGCGACGCGCTCGCGCCTCGCGGCGACGCTCTGGGCCCAGAGCTTTTTCAGTGCGGGGCGGGCCGCGGGGGTGATGATCCAGGTGGGAAGCACGCCCTGGGGCAGCGCGCCCTGGGGCAGCGCGCCCTGGGGCAGCGCGCCGCCAAGCAGTGCGCCCGCCGCGAGCACGCCGCCCAGCGCGAGCGCCGACCGCATACGCCACGCCGCCGTGCGGCGGCCGCCGCTCAATTGCCTGCCCATGATCGTCTCCGCTCGCGAAATCTTTCGGCGGCGCAGAGGAGGGGGACCGCCGCGCGCCGGCTGGCGTCCGTCGAATGCGACTTGTCCGCAAGGTATGTACGTTCGTGTGCGCTCATCGTGACGAGTCTCACAGGCCCGCGAAACGTCATGCCGCCACCAGCGCACGGCGGCGCCCCGCTACGTACACTGCCGCTCCGATCAGATTCGCCGCCACCAGCACCGCGACGATCTTGCCACCGAACACCCACCAGCTCGCCACGTCCACGATCGGGAAGATCGCGAGCACCGTGTAGAGCAGCGTCATGCCGAAGCCGGCAACCGCCGCCACCCGGAGCCAACGCGGTGGCGGCTCGGCCAGACGCCGGGCAGCCGCGAGCGGCAGGGCGAACATCGCGAGGTAGGCAAAGGCGTAGAAGATTCCCGCCGCGTTGTCGAGCAGTTGAAACGCCTCCTGCACGCCGACGCCGGCATTCGCCGCGGCCGTGAGCGCCGCGGTAATCACACCGACGAAGAGGATCGAGTTGGTCGGTGTGCGGAAGCGCGGGTGCAGCCGGGTGAACCATGCGGGGAGAAGGCCGTCCCAGCCGGCCACCATCGGGAGGCGGGTGTTGCCGGCAAAGATGTACGTCATGCTCCCCACCTGGCGCACCAGCAGGAGCAGGATGAGGGCGGGCACGACGTACGCCGCCACACCCAAGCCGCGAAAGCCGAGCGTGAGCGCCTGCGGAATCGGGCTCACGAGGTCGATATCGTGCGCGGGGACGAGCGCCAGCACGCTGCTCGTGCCGAAGATGAACATGAGCGCGATGAGCGGGACGGCGACCACGACCGAGCGCCCGATCGAGCGCGCCGGGTTCCGGCATTCACCGGCCAGGATGGCGACGTACTCGAAGCCGCTGAACGCGCCAAGCGCGAGCTTGCCGAGAATGTTGAGGGTGAGCAGAGTGAAGCTCGGCGCCGCCGTGGCGAGCGGGTGGTAGGCGGCAAGGGCACCGCGGCGCACGGCGACGAACGGCACGATGATGAGCGCGCCGAAGGTGAGAAACTGCGCCGCGCCGCCCGCGTTCTGCAGCCACTTGCCCGCGCTGAGCCCCCGGACCGACACCAGCATGATACCGCACACGACGGCGACACCGAGGCCGGCGGTGTACCACCGGGCGCCGGTGAGCCACGCGGCGCCGGGCCCGAGCAGGTAGGAAACATTGGTGGCGACGATGACGCCGAACGTCGCCATGACGAGGATGGTATAAGCCCAGAGATTCCACGCCACGAAGAAGCCCGCGCGCTCGCCGAATCCGGCGGCTACCCACTGGTAGAGCCCGCCCTCGAGCGGCATCTGTCGGTTGAGGTAGATGACGATGGCGGCTTGCGGCAGGTAAAACAGCGCGGCGGCGAGTATCCAGAAGACGATGTGCGACGGGCCGAGCTTGGCCGCCGTGCCGACCCAGCCCGAACCCACAACGTAGAGCACCTGGATGAGCACCAGGTCCACGAGGCCCAGCTCGCGGCGGAACTTGGTGCTCCGGGCCTCGACCGCGCGAACGCGGCGGGCCGCGAGCTCGCGGGCGTCGGTGGCCATGCGGATTCCGAGGCTGAGAGATGCGACTCAAGCTCTATGCCCGAGCCGCTCTCCGCAACTACTCGATGCGCACGGCGACCGGATCGCTCGCGGGAAACGTCTGCTTCAGCGCTTCGTCGAGGCGCTGGTCGAGATTGCGGCCGGGCACGCCCATGTCGCTCGCCGCGGGATTGGCCGGGGTGATCGACTGCGTCATCGGCGGCCGCAAGGAAACCAGCTTGTCCGGTGTGACGGGCAGCTCGCGCACGCGCTTGCCGGTGGCGTGATAGACCGCGTTCACGATCGCCGGCGCCACACCGCAAATCGCGAGCTCCGCCAGGCCCTTGCTCCCGAGCTCGCTCAACCGCCTGTCGTCGCTCGCCACGAACAGCGCCTCGAGCGCGGGCACGTCCGCATTCACCGGCACCAGGTACTCCGCGAGGTTCGCGTTCATTACCCGGCCGAACCGGGGGTCCCACGCCGCCTCCTCGAACAGCGCCATGCCGATCCCGCCCACCATCCCGCCGATGCACTGGCTGTGCGCCGTCTTCGGGTTGATCACGCGGCCTACGTCGTACGCGCCTACCATGCGGGGCACGCGCACTGTGCCGAGGTCAGGGTCCACCCGCACTTCGGCGAAGATGGCACCGAAAGAGTAGGTGGAGAAATGCTCCGACTCATCGCCCGGCTCGACATGCGCGCTGGCCTCGAGCCGGTCGAGGCCGTGGTCGCGGAGCGAGGCACCCTCGAGCGCCCGCGCCTTGTCGCGCACCGCTTCGCACGCGGCGCGCACCGCGCTCCCCACGCTCGCCATCGTGATCGAGCCGCCGTGTACCGGCGCCTCGGGATACTCGGTGTCGCCCAGCTCGAAGCGCACGCGGTCGAGCGGCAGGCCGAGCGCGTCGGCGGCCACCTGGGTCATCGAGGTGTAGGTGCCGGGACCCATGTCGGACGCGGCGCTCCGGACGAGCGCGGTGCCGTCGGCAAAAAGCGTGGCCGACGCTGACGCGGCGCGTCGGCGGGCCGGATAGATCGCCGTCGCCATGCCGTAACCGACGAGACTCCCGCCGTCGCGCATCGAGCGCGGCTCCGGCGTGCGGTGGTCCCACCCGAATCGCTCCGCCGCCAGGTGATAACACGCGCGCAGCTCCTTGCTCGACCACGGCAGGTCCTTGTGCTCGTCGCGCTCGGCGTAGTTCCTGAGGCGGAGCTCGACCGGATCCATCCGGAGCGTTACGGCCAGTTCGTCCATCGCGATCTCGAGCGCCAGCACACCGGTAACGGAGCCGGGGCCGCGCATGGGGCAGGGCGTATTCGTGTTGAGATCGACGAAGCGATAGCGGGTGCGCACGTTGGCGCAGGCGTACGCGGTGCGCGGCGGGTCGAGCACCTCTTCCGCGTACTCCTCGTAGGTCGAAGTCTGCGCGGTCACCTCCTGGATGAGCGCGGCGAGAGTGCCGTCGCGCCGGGCGCCGAGGGCCACCCGTTGCTCGGTGCGAGGGCGGAAGCCGGTGGAGGTGTACATCTCGCGCCGAGTGAGCTCGAGGCGGACCGGCCGGCCCACCTCGCGCGCCGCGAGCGCCGCGACGGTGACGTGCGGCCAGGTGCGGAGCGCGGAGCCGAACGCGCCGCCCACGAACGGCGAGATCACGCGGATGTGATCTTCGGGAATCCCGAACACATGCGCGATCTCGGAGCGGTCGTTGTCCACCCACTGGGTCTTGTCGTAGAGCGTGAGCTGGCCGCCCTCCCACGAGGCGACCGTCACGTGCAGCTCAATCGGGTTGTGGTGCTCGCGCGGCTGCACGTACGTCGCGTCCACCGTGACCGGGCACTCGGCAAAGGCGCGGTCGGCGTCGCCGCGGTGAGCGTCACCGGGTTGGCGCGCCTTGGCGGTGGCTTCGCTCGGTGGCCGGCCGTGGCTCGGGGCGAACACGGTTGCGGCTTCGGAGGTCTCGTAACTCACGCGGACGAGCGCAGCGGCGTGCCGCGCCTGCTCGACGGTATCGGCCACGACGACGCCGACCGGCTGGCCGCTGAAGAGCACCTCGGGTCCCTGGAAGACGCGGAGCTGCTCGCCCGACTCGGGGTCCACCGAGGGGCGCTTCTCGAGCGGACGGTAGGGAAGCTTCGGCGCGTTGAGATGGGTGATGACGGCGTGCACGCCGTCGGCGCGCTCGGCGGCGGCGGTGTCAATGGCCGTGATACGCCCCCGGGGCACCGTGCTCATGACGAGCGCAGCATGCACGAG is a window of Gemmatimonadales bacterium DNA encoding:
- a CDS encoding acyltransferase, coding for MRRTYLADTCAPDVAVRQSATRIPSLDGLRAVSILFVCLGHVSGTDGFPHTDLPLWILGSLGVRVFFVISGFLITGLLLREWKATGRVSLRRFYLRRTLRIFPPYYAFLSIIALLNLVAYVDLHPGDLLRAASYTTIYAPQETAWPVAHTWSLSVEEQFYLVWPALLLLGGVGRGIWVALAAVAGISVMQWGAHYHAVVPLWPASILLMFQTVGIGCLLALWRDWLWRRRAYRAFLESPLVLLAPVAVAWLSFSGIDANAPNAMAVAGYAAMDVALAVSVDWCVRHPGGIVGRLLNSAPMVTIGLMSYSIYLWQNPFLDRGATAVSSAFPLNLVLTAAAAVLAYYLVEQPALRGRRRIERWLDRRGRTVTAESVVD
- a CDS encoding glycosyl hydrolase, producing MPLSRCRRLLVTTAPAALAALTLLLPTPLSAQAAAPDSSVDSAADNANKGPAPFDALKFRAIGPAAGGRVARASGVAGDPLTYYAATTGGGVWKSSDGGIHWAPIFDAEPIASTGAIAVAPSDPNVVYVGSGEANIRGNVSPGNGIYKSTDAGKTWTQVWRQEGQIGTIVVHPRDPDVAYAAVLGHAFGPNPERGVYRTRDGGRTWEQILKKNPDTGASDVALDPSNPNIVFAGLWQARRRPWELTSGGPGSGLYMSRDGGDTWTHLVGKGLPGGIWGKVGVRVAPSDGRRVYALIEADSGGLFRSDDGGSSWSRVSGHHVLRQRAWYYTTLTIDPGDPDVVWFPQVNLLKTIDGGHTIVSVKGPHHGDHHDIWIDPLNPARVISGNDGGVDITSDGGEHWFAPPLPISQFYHVAVDNAVPYGVSGAMQDIATGAGPSNSLSRSGIRPSDWHQAGGGEAGYTAPEPDDANVLYAGEYGGYITRYDQRTRQARVVGIYPDNPSGHGGEDLEYRFQWTAPIATSPHDPRVVYHAANVLFKSTDGGEHWTKISPDLTRNDKSKEHWSGGPITGDNTGVEVYCTIFAVAESPVEAGLIWVGSDDGLVHLTRDGGTTWTDVTRNVPGLPEWGTVNSIEPSPFAAGTAYLVADAHRLDDMHPYLWRTDDYGRSWRRITRGLAPDAYLHAVREDPTHRGLLYLGTERGVMLSRDGGASWQPLKLGLPTVAVHDLKVKDNDLVLATHGRSLWIFDDLTPIRAMSPSIAASDAYLFAPEPTIRWRWHDEPDELGAMANPPRGAIINYFLKDKPKDEIRLEILDAHGQVVRTLKSTAEPADYAEDDPDEPTDPRKPALATAPGAERAVWDLAYEGARKIPGAKLDAGDPTAGPTALPGTYTVRLVVDGKSYTQPLVIRPDPRVTVSEADLAAQLTFGLTVRDAISRVADAVKAVRSVRRQIDDRIELWRTNSKAAPLITRADTLGARLDSLEAKLHNPRAKVVYDILAQRGGAKLYSRLAPLYTWATETDGAPTQGMREVFAEESKELEALEAELHGPVATELAALNAEARELGLGDIAVPASAGATVSR
- a CDS encoding ATP-binding protein produces the protein MNTPARPAGPAARAGRLLAAKLWLASVICWWALGIPFSRLWWLVNPKQAHAILVCYAWQVPLVGWPGAVLLPWLLWRRVARRASEPDAARRIARYPGQVASLALAISILGAGVRAFVVHRAAALPLLEAAKMVVQGFVIGALFAAAAYLLAEGAIRKAELMRETPAMPFPARSGGVLQSVYSKVLSIAVALTLAVAAPILLYGLGQRQLMAEETLGMQLEDAVAPARSYGSLEAALAPFGPHVYGFVARRSNRFIVAGTGAGRILLSDGQSDFGAVATRSRGHFAGRDREHKVVAFNDVPSLLPDGDDAIFVAVSPMSDWREAALRSTGTAAALGGAVLIVGLVLSAMLARSIVDPLRQLHAATDRMAAGELEVGALAMAGGDEVAALARAFDAMARRVRADESDLRRAYSELAATQDRLVQTEKLAAAGRVISGVAHELNNPLAAVLNLTDELLGVETRPAAEREALEVVSVQARRARSIVRELLAFVRRREDRGAPTDVALVLERAVDGLRHEMDRTGVRVAVTIGPNLPRVYVDPVGFEQILGNLITNGAQAAGRGGAVSIVARAERNGCAVVVEDDGPGIAPDVMPHIFEPFYTTKATGQGTGLGLSVSLGIATQYHGKLEVRNRPAPERGARATLWLRAAAAETTPAAERRTVARATPADAAPTATALPALTASTVSSNGSRDATVLLVEDEPSIRFALRRYFERRGWHVDEADDGEAGLARLLGKPAQSYDVIITDLRMPGISGTEFHDRLSAERPDLFTRLVVMSGDVASPEAAALLARTDRPVIEKPFELAELEQVIRDVLG
- a CDS encoding APC family permease; this translates as MATDARELAARRVRAVEARSTKFRRELGLVDLVLIQVLYVVGSGWVGTAAKLGPSHIVFWILAAALFYLPQAAIVIYLNRQMPLEGGLYQWVAAGFGERAGFFVAWNLWAYTILVMATFGVIVATNVSYLLGPGAAWLTGARWYTAGLGVAVVCGIMLVSVRGLSAGKWLQNAGGAAQFLTFGALIIVPFVAVRRGALAAYHPLATAAPSFTLLTLNILGKLALGAFSGFEYVAILAGECRNPARSIGRSVVVAVPLIALMFIFGTSSVLALVPAHDIDLVSPIPQALTLGFRGLGVAAYVVPALILLLLVRQVGSMTYIFAGNTRLPMVAGWDGLLPAWFTRLHPRFRTPTNSILFVGVITAALTAAANAGVGVQEAFQLLDNAAGIFYAFAYLAMFALPLAAARRLAEPPPRWLRVAAVAGFGMTLLYTVLAIFPIVDVASWWVFGGKIVAVLVAANLIGAAVYVAGRRRALVAA
- a CDS encoding xanthine dehydrogenase family protein molybdopterin-binding subunit, which codes for MSGARRTTREPRQTSGAIGQPLSRVDGRAKVTGSASYAAEFDLPGLVHAALVMSTVPRGRITAIDTAAAERADGVHAVITHLNAPKLPYRPLEKRPSVDPESGEQLRVFQGPEVLFSGQPVGVVVADTVEQARHAAALVRVSYETSEAATVFAPSHGRPPSEATAKARQPGDAHRGDADRAFAECPVTVDATYVQPREHHNPIELHVTVASWEGGQLTLYDKTQWVDNDRSEIAHVFGIPEDHIRVISPFVGGAFGSALRTWPHVTVAALAAREVGRPVRLELTRREMYTSTGFRPRTEQRVALGARRDGTLAALIQEVTAQTSTYEEYAEEVLDPPRTAYACANVRTRYRFVDLNTNTPCPMRGPGSVTGVLALEIAMDELAVTLRMDPVELRLRNYAERDEHKDLPWSSKELRACYHLAAERFGWDHRTPEPRSMRDGGSLVGYGMATAIYPARRRAASASATLFADGTALVRSAASDMGPGTYTSMTQVAADALGLPLDRVRFELGDTEYPEAPVHGGSITMASVGSAVRAACEAVRDKARALEGASLRDHGLDRLEASAHVEPGDESEHFSTYSFGAIFAEVRVDPDLGTVRVPRMVGAYDVGRVINPKTAHSQCIGGMVGGIGMALFEEAAWDPRFGRVMNANLAEYLVPVNADVPALEALFVASDDRRLSELGSKGLAELAICGVAPAIVNAVYHATGKRVRELPVTPDKLVSLRPPMTQSITPANPAASDMGVPGRNLDQRLDEALKQTFPASDPVAVRIE